CTTGCATGGAGGGGTCGACAAGCGCCTGCCATCGATCGCAGTTCGAACCAGCAGAAGCCGGCAGACAAACGGCGAGGGCGACCGGCCAAAGCCATCGCGTCATTGCTTCTTCTCCTTCGGCTTCGTGTAGTAGCTTGGCGGCTCCGCTCCTTCGACGGGCCACGCGGTACCGGGGCCAGGCCCCGGTGGTGCAGTTACGACTGGAGTTCCGCCGTTCTTGCTCCTCACTGCGGTGACCGCACCAGCATCGCTAACCCCAGTCACCTGCACGGCGTGTTTTGCACTGCTGCCCTCTCTGTACACCCCGACGTCGCCAACTGCTGGTGACTGCGTCTCAACATAACCGTCATGAGAAATCAGGGCCGGCACCTGATCTGGCTGGATCCAGACTTGGCCATCTGCAAATGCTGTCCCGATACAGTTCGTGCTCACATCCCAGCCCGGGAGAAGTGACATGTCACCAGTAGCGGTCTCTTCGCCGGGCGCGGAAAGCGTTACGCGCGGCTTACCCGCCACCTGCGACGCCACGATTGCTGTCCCGTCATCGGCCTCAATGTGGCCCAGCCTGACCCTGAACTCGATCAGCACCTTCGCCCCACCGGGCAGATCGAAGGTCCATTTCCGCCTTTCGAAGCTCATCCCGTCGTTCCAGAAGAGCACGTTGCCATCTTTGTCCTTCCGGACCTTTCCATCTGGATCCGTCCCGTTGACCGGGTTGTTTCTGACGTAGTTATACACATTCCACGACTGCGGGTTCTCCGGCTGGACATCCATCCCCGGATCCACGCTCAGGAACCGCCCCAGCGCCGGGGAATGGTAACGAGCGAGCATGTAGTCGAGCCCGGTCTCCTCGTCCCGCTCGTGCCCCGTGAACTTCTTCCGGCTCGAGGAAGCGACCGGCCCCATCTCGCCGCCGAACGGGTAGTAGTCGTGCGCGTCGGCGTGCGCCCCCGCCGCGTCCGTCGCGACGCGCAGGCTGCCGAGGTGGTCGCGGTGATGGTAGGTCGTCGTCT
The bacterium DNA segment above includes these coding regions:
- a CDS encoding RHS repeat-associated core domain-containing protein, producing LRQTVGASWDALGRMTTFVEGDPKTELGAPAETYRYAADGFRWLRAGADGKATLTLRDAQGRPLAEYVVARGALGPTLSREYVHALGQVVAERTWTGGTQTTTYHHRDHLGSLRVATDAAGAHADAHDYYPFGGEMGPVASSSRKKFTGHERDEETGLDYMLARYHSPALGRFLSVDPGMDVQPENPQSWNVYNYVRNNPVNGTDPDGKVRKDKDGNVLFWNDGMSFERRKWTFDLPGGAKVLIEFRVRLGHIEADDGTAIVASQVAGKPRVTLSAPGEETATGDMSLLPGWDVSTNCIGTAFADGQVWIQPDQVPALISHDGYVETQSPAVGDVGVYREGSSAKHAVQVTGVSDAGAVTAVRSKNGGTPVVTAPPGPGPGTAWPVEGAEPPSYYTKPKEKKQ